CTAAAAGAATTCGAAGGAGGGAGAGTTCTAATGGCTAACAACACCCACTGTGATGTAAAAGGGATTGGCAAGATCAGGATCGTGAGACCCGATGGAACCGTGGTGGTTCTCACGGATGTGAGGTACATGCCGAATATGAGCCGGAATTTGATATCTTACGGGATGCTCGAACGATCAGGATGTCAATACGAAGGGAAAGATTTTATGATCAGGTTCTACAAGGACGGGAAGGAGGTCATATCAGGAAAGTTCAACGAAGGTCTTTATTATCTACAAGGGACAGTATCTAAAGGAGAAGCTAACGTATCAAGGGCAGAAATAGACAAGACAACTATATGGCATTCGAGATTATGCCATATGAGTTTAAAGAATCTGAATGTGCTGGTAGAGAAGGGATATGTACCGAAGAAGGAAGTGGATAAGCTTGAGTTCTGTGATACATGTGTCCTGGGAAAATCACACAAGCAAAGCTTTCCCGCTGCGAAGCATACCACTAAAGAAATTCTCGAGTACATACATTCAGATTTATGGGGAGCTCCATCAACTCCAGAAAGCCTAGCAAGATGCAAGTACTTCATTAGCTTCATAGATGATTACTCACGGAAAGTCtggatttattttcttaagactAAAGATGAAGCCTTCAGCAAATTCAAGGAATGGAAAGAAGCTGTAGAAAATCAAACCAGGAAGAAAATAAAGTGTCTACGAACAGATAATGGTCTTGAGTTTTGCAATCAGCAATTTGATAAACTTTGCAAAGACTCGGGAATCAAGAGACACAAGACTTGTTCgtatactccacaacaaaacgGGGTTGCGGAGCGGATGAACAGAACAATCATGGACAAAGTTCGGTGCATGCTCGTGGAGACAGGATTAGGGCAAGAGTTTTGGGCCGAAGCCGCGTCAACGGCCGCATATGTGATCAATCGATCTCCAAACTCTGCGATTGATTACGAGCTACCCGAAGAACGATGGACAGGTACTAAGTGTGACTTAAGTAACCTGAGAAGGTTCGGGTGCTCCGCGTTTGTTCATAAGGTTCAAGATAAAACAAGTCCAAGGGCCATAAAAGGAGTATTTGTGGGATACCCATTCGGTATTAAAGGTTACCGTGTTTGGATGCCAGAAACTGGTAAGTGCGACACCAGTAGGAACGTGGTATTTAACGAAGAAGAGTTATACAAGCACACAGAACACGCCAAGAAAGACACGGAAGTTGCGAGCATggagaataaaagaaaagaaaaccgaACGAGAAGAGTGGCGTTCAAAGAAGATTTGATAGAAGGCCCGTCTCCATCAAACGTTGACGACGAGGAGCAAACTGCTCAAGGTGGAGAACCTATTTTAAAGGAAACGTCTAATAGCTTAGAAGAAGCCGTGTctagtgaagaagatgaaaacgTTTCAGAAACAGAGACGAGTAGTGATGGTTACATGCTAGCAAGAGATCGAGTTCGAAGGCAAATAAAACCACCGTCAAGATTCGAAGACGAAGATTTCGTAGCTTACGCACTAGCAGCAGCAGATGAGATAGAAATAGAAGAGCCTAAGACTTTCGCTGAAGCTATGAAAGGCAAGAACCGAAAGCAGTGGAAGAATGGAGCAGATGAAGAGATGGATTCACTCCAACGAAACCGTACATGGAGCTTGATTGAGAAACCTGAGAATGCAAAAGTTATAGTCGGCATGTGGATATGTCGGAGAGAGGACGAGGAGCAATGATTTACCGGCAAAGAAACTCGACGAAGCAAAGAGCAGTGATTCACTGGATCAGATCGTTTTCTCTAGAAAgcgatgaaaaaaaaaaaaaaaaaaggggggCTGCTCTGGTTTTGTTCTTTGTCGATCACGAGGAAGACAAGAGAGTCAAAATTAGGCCAGGTGGAGTTTGTAGTAATTGGGCCTCAATTTTAAGCTCTGGCCCAACAAGAATCCTGCACAAgttcaaataaggaaaagacGTTAACGTTTCCGTTTCTATTGATGACGGTCATATACTTTACAAAAGCCAATATGGAATAAGAAGAGTAAAGTCGGTGatcatgttatatatataaaggagGTGGTGTCATGGCTTAAGAATCATCCGAACTAGAAAGAGCatacgagagagagagattggcaAGAGATTAAGCAATTACAAGTGTTAGGGTTTTGTGCTAATCACTGGCTTGTAATCTCTATTATTGTTCTTGAGAAACAGTTTTTTCTTTGAGTGAATAAGAAAGAGCTTTTGGTATCTGATTTCTATCTAAGTTTAAAGCACTAGGAATAGGTTTAAATCCTaacaatttatttcttttgaagttgctaaaaatcatatataagatCATGAATGCATAGATTTTTAGTTGTCAACTGAATTTGAGAAGAAATACTACATGATATCACGTTCACTTTGTCCAAATCGAATTTTAGTTAGTAGTACTATACAAAACTTGGAAGAAGGGAGGATGATGTACCTCCTCTTAATATAATATAGCATATGTGCATACACATATCTAATGTCTTTATCACCAGGAGCATAACTTCGATCAACTTGTTTGACATAGTCTAATTAGATTAATActtttgacaaaagaaaactaGTTATATAGTTAATGAAACTAGACGGGCTGATTGATTTTTTATTAGATGATTCTAACGGGCGACTTTTTCGTATTCCCTAATAATTTGACGTTCTCCCTTTCTTGCCGaaactcaaaataaaacatttaattattttatccaCTACATGGTCTATACAATTGTTTATTTGTTAACAACAACTGTTTAGAGGCAAAATCTACAATTCTAGACGACTTTTATCTGATTATCTCTAATAATTACTAAATGTTTTTAACTAAAGAATAAATAGTCtcgtgtttcaaaaaaaaaagtctaatcAGTACGAAAACTGTTTAGAGGCAAAATTTTCAACTTCAGACGACTTTTATCAGTTTATCTCTAATAATTACTAAATGTCACAAAGTTGAAATGCTCTTTGTGATAACTTCTtccaaaagtatttattttgattgttgACCAAAAAAGCATCTATGCCAATTTCATCCATACACGAAATGACACGTGTATGGTGGAGACAACACCGAATCTTTCTCGTCTCCTATAAATGCAGACAATTCCCTTTGTTCAAGTCACAGCACATAAAAGCatcagaaaaagaaacaaatttgaagttttaaatcAAAGAGAAGTAAGAGAAGCAATGGCAGGTTCTAACTGTGGATGTGGTTCCGCTTGCAAATGTGGTGACTCTTGCAGGTAAACCCTATCTTTTCTGCCTTTACATGCATATATGCGCTATAATGCGCATATAGCTGTTTTTTGCATCAGattattagttataaaattcttaaacttttttttaccttttgtgATGTAGCTGCGAGAAGAACTACAACACGGAGTGCGACAACTGCAGCTGCGGGTCAAACTGTAGCTGTGGGGACAGCTGCAGCTGTTGAAGAAATCGTGATCTAACTCACATATATGCAGGAAATACTGGGGGAATATGTGTTTGATGTTAAGAGATATGTGTGTGTTTGAATAAAGATTTGCGCGTTATGTTGCCTAATACCTCTCTTAATCTTTGACTTTTCCTGCTTTATATCTTTATATGTGTGGTTGTGTAATGTTTTCGTTTGTAAcctaagaaaaaaagaaaaaatatataactattgaTTTTTGTGACTGTGAAGATATCTCATTTCTCCTCTATATATTTAGAAGTTAGGGTTAATCAGAGTTATGACCATGAACAATAATTTCTTTTAGATAAATGACGATATGGTAACATGTAGTTCTTTTTGTATTAGCGTTTCCCATGTTCAAAAAAGTAACAGAACGTTTTGTATAGCACTAATGCTTAGGCTATTTCTTTTGGGACATAGGTGTTAacgaaatattttatttattttatatacattttatataaaatattttagttttgaggtttagttataaaattatttgatcaattatcaaaattaaatatataaaataaaaaattaaacaaatttatgaatactagtattattattttatttaacaactttatactaacttaaatcaatttaaatcgTTTTAGAAttctttaaatcaatttaaaataatttaaactgaTTTGAATCTTATAAATCCATCCAATTAAAAGTAATAAACTAGTTCAAATACAAGTAAACCAATTCGAaactgaaacaaacaaacaaatagtttcaaaaaaaaaagaaactgaaacaaATACTAGCAAAGATAAGTTTcaggagaaaaaaaacaaatactagCAAAGATAATCGATGAGTATGCTAGTTTTATGGGCTAAATTAgaacttaatatataaaatgggCTTTGTATTTTGAAAAGTTTTAGAATATTAACACACGCTTTGATGTTTAAAGGTCCAGATACGAAAGCAAGATCTATTGTTGCGGTGATGAGGCAACGAGAATATTTCGTTCAGGCAATACGTAGAACAACTTGCGTGGCATCTTCACATGTGTTGGATCAATCTAATTTCCAAGCCTCAAAACTTTGTTTAAGGTTAGAGGATAGACATAACAGCTTTTGAAACACCAACTACTTTGTCACGGGGAGCTGCTAGCTAGCCGCGTAAATTGGATTGAGCCGTGGAAAGATACTGTGAATCTGCGCGGCAACCACGTGGCAGACATGCTTCAAGTGGGCATTGGATCTTTGTCTGTCTAGGTCCACCAACAATGGGTCGTCAAACATGTAAAAGTCAAACCGTCTAACTATTCGGTTCACACAGTCACATCCAATGAGACAAAAGGGTTAACTAATAAACAATCGGATACTCACCAGAGCTCTTTTCCTCTGCCTTTACTTTCGCTTTTGTCTTGGATTACCAATTTATCAAGTCATTTTAAAAGAACAATATCTTTAATGTAcatttactatatataaattcaaatgGACGAAGTATGCCATGTTCTCCTTCTATTTAACAAGAATTATTAACTTTGTTTGTTTCCTCAAAATCATTGAGACGAGAGTCtgtattttgtaaattttctaattagaaatttttgaaatattctcTCAGCATATCTAgaattattatttagaaaaacaaacaaaatgtcCCTTCCTTAGTTTTGAAGCGtgcaaattttgtattttattcattattttacTTAAATTGTTTTCTAATTCCTCAAATATAAATAAGAGTATTACTAATGGGCTGAACCAGTATGTAAAAGAGGCATCTTAAAGTTCAGGTTCATTAATGATTAATCAACTGGcattaaacaaaaatcaagttGGTCAAAAAGACGCAAATCAACAACGGGGCCATTACCGTGGACTTTACAGAAAGTACATATATAATTGCTTCTTCTATTTTTCTGATATCACTTGAtggattttattttcataaatcaccATAAAAATAACTATTCACGATTTGAAAAAGACTACATTGATGACTTTTGTATCAAAAATGATTTTGTTCGGTGCACATGCAGTATGTGACATGCCCCAATGCTTAAACACACGTTCTTTCACCTGTGAGCATTTATTCAAAACCATAAACCAGTTACCAGCATTGGTCTGATAAACTACAGGAGTTGCGTTATTCataatttagaagaaaaaaaaacactgtaTCAAGCAAATTATAATGGAATTAAGCCGCAAATATGAATAATCCAATGAGTCAGTGGCAACAAATCTCTGATAAATCTAAAATCCGATTGATAACTCTACAAAAAATCATACTTTCCATTCCATGATTAACTGACCAGAGTCTATGCTTGACTTCCAAGTCACACCTCAAATTTAGTACTAGTTCATTAAACCCTAACTGAGCCTAAGTGAGCCGAGCCTAAAGCTCCCAACACCAGCTGGAATTCTACATCGAAAGCTACAATTTTGATGTCAGATCCAACGGCTGAGAGCGACCGAACACCCTATCTTTTCTTACTTCATCATATCTGTCATCGTAGTACCAAAAAGAAACAATATAGAAACATAACAAACAAAACGTAACGATAAAtagagacgagagagagagagagaagctcgaAAACTGATAAAAAGAAGAAGGCTGATCCACCATTAATGCCACCCACCACCCAACGGCAAACGCCTTTCTCACACTCTCTCATGTTTGAGACTTGAGAACCAATAGAAACCCAAAAAGGTGAGAGTATGAACATGTTTTTGGTCAAAACACCTTTGTGTGGTTAAAAAGAAGTGCaaaatcttttcttttcacATTTTGATATCTTTCCAGCTTCCTACTTGATTAAAAAGTttgtaccttttttttttgcttatctCAAGTGTGATATATAGTTTGGACATTGCATAAAGGTTCCCATTTTTAGTTCTCTCTCTCAGAATCACCATTCAATCATGGGGGCTTGCTTGAGTGCTCAGGTAAAAGATGAGAGCCCAGGTAAAAAGACATTTACTTGCCTTGTTTCGTCTTAAACTATAAGACTTGTTTACATTCCTCTGTTTTTGCTCTATCTTTAGCTGAAAGTGTTAgattttgctctgttttttctgGTCAGGGGGGAGTCCAAAGTTCAAAGATACTGGAAGTCTTGGGAGCAAGTCTTCATCTGTGTCTGTAAGACCAAGCCCTCGAACCGAGGGTGAGATCTTACAGTCTCCAAACCTCAAGAGTTTCAGCTTTGCTGAGCTCAAATCAGCAACTAGGAATTTCAGACCAGACAGTGTGCTTGGTGAAGGTGGATTCGGTTGTGTGTTCAAAGGATGGATTGATGAGAAGTCTCTCACCGCCACAAAACCAGGCACTGGTTTGGTTATTGCTGTCAAAAAGCTTAACCAAGATGGTTGGCAAGGTCACCAGGAGTGGCTGGTATATATAAGCGTCCTAAAACAATACacttttggtttctttcttgttcttgatgATCGTTATATGATTTTACAGGCTGAAGTGAATTACCTAGGTCAGTTTTCTCATGGACACCTAGTGAAGCTGATAGGTTATTGCCTAGAGGATGAGCACCGTCTTCTTGTTTACGAGTTCATGCCACGTGGTAGCTTAGAGAATCATCTTTTCAGGAGTATGTCTTCCTTTTGTCTTATTATGACTCTTATTGTAGCTTTGTTTGTGATGTTTATGAAAACATTTTGGGTTGTTGCAGGAGGGTTATATTTCCAACCGTTATCTTGGAAACTCCGGTTGAAAGTAGCTCTTGGTGCTGCGAAGGGACTTGCTTTTCTTCACAGCTCCGAGACAAGAGTGATATACAGAGACTTCAAGACTTCTAACATCCTTCTTGATTCggtatttttaagttttttttttcactcatCTTTGATTGTGAAAGTTTCAAACTTAATGATATAAAAGACCGTTATCTTGGATGGTTGTAGGATTACAACGCAAAGCTTTCTGATTTTGGGTTGGCCAAGGATGGGCCAATAGGAGATGAAAGCCATGTCTCTACAAGAGTCATGGGTACACATGGATATGCAGCTCCTGAGTACCTCGCAACCGGTAAGTGTcaacttctttcttttcttttctggtCAAATATTTGCTTCTCTGGTTGGCTTTGTCTTGTGAGTGTTTAGAAAAATCGGTTTAGGCCTATGTGGCAAATTGGATCTAATCTTTGTTTCTCTGGTTGGCTTTGTCTTGTGAGTGTTTAAAAATCGGTGTAAACGGCGTCCAGGCGCAAATCCGGTCTAAACCGAAACAATTTTTTCTAGACCAATTTTGGtctatactttaaaaaaaatcggcCTCGACGCCCACTTGAACAATAATCTTCTATAAAACACTTAACTACTGTCTAGCGATTTTGTGAACACAACTTATGATTGATCAATATTTGCATTTTCCTTAGGTCATCTAACAACAAAGAGTGATGTCTATAGCTTCGGGGTTGTCCTTCTGGAGCTGTTGTCTGGTCGTAGAGCCGTGGACAGAAACAGACCATCGGTAGAGAGGAACCTTGTGGATTGGGCTAAACCATACCTTGCAAACAAAAGAAAGATATTCAGAGTGGTCGATAATCGTCTTCAGGATCAGTACTCTATGGAAGAAGCATGTAAAGTGGCTACTCTGTCTCTGAGGTGTCTCACTACGGAGATTAAGCTCAGACCAAACATGAGAGAAGTGGTTTCGCAGCTTGAGCATATTCAGTCTCTAAATGCGTCTAGAGGAGGAAACGTGGATAGGACGGAGAGAAGAAGAGTGCGTAGGAGAAGTGACAGTGTTGTTACCAAAAAACCTGATGCAGGTTTTGTTCGGCAGACCGCTGTGGGCTGTACAGTTGTTGCTTATCCTCGCCCGTCGGCCTCACCGCTGTGTGTCTGAAGAATAATAACACGTCTGTGTTCTTGATAAGGACATGTAAGTTCTGATATCATGTCATGTGTATGTGATTCGGATGTACAATTGTCATTGTTAATGCAAGTTCGAATGTTCGATGCAGTCCATGTATCCTTACAGGACGagaaacaatttaattttgatCTTTGTAACGTGAGGTCTTATTGACACAAAGGATAATTTAGCTCTCATGTCTGCTTGTTATTGATAATTGTGCTTCTTTCAGTTACATATAGAAAATTAGAATCAGTTAATATTTACAGAAAACTAGGTTGGACGATACGAATGAACCACATGCAAGAAGCTCAGAAAGAAAAATGTTGTGACACGACAAGCAATCAAAAACGAATGCAGTGAGCTATCTATAAACGCGTCCTATCGTGTGTGTTGGACCTTTAAATAAAAGACGTTCTGTGTTGGATTATGTTCGGCCTAAGGTGAATTAAGTGTCTTTGggccaattttttttgtaggcCGACAGCTTAAAACTATTAATTCAAAAAGTGATGGGATAGATCATAGAATTGTACTCAACATCTGAGCCAACAATATAAGTTAGCTCATACAAGTGTGTACATAGTCCAAGGCATAATATGTGTTTGactattgatatttttaataccaaAATAGTTTCGCTTTTGTAATGGGAATTCTGCCAAAAAAATCCCGAACTTTTCAAGAATTGCCAAAAGAAACTTGTACACTTGTCTGACCAATAAAAACctgaacttttgttgacttatttaaattattaagaaTTTTACCATTGACTAACCAGATTAGCACACCGTTAAACGAGAGTTAAGACAGCGTTAACGGTTGGCGTTAactaaaacgacgtcgtttcgttttacacgatttgaaaataaaaataagtagaCACCGGGTTTTGAACCCAAGTTGTTTGGATCAGATGGCAAAGTACTTTACCAGGGCTAGTGGCACATTCAACGTATGTTCAaacacatttatttttatttggtactgattttgaatataaaaaaaatttctaaaaatttaaaaagtctttaaaattccaaaaattggaaaataaagaattttttttataaaatcaattttgaaactaaaattaaaaataaaattttattttccctttaaaaatcaaaaatcttccaaaatttttattttttaaaaacaaattccaaaaaaataaaataaaatttttaggattaaaataaaaattcgaaaaaattaaaaaataaaaaaatatcaaaaacaagttataaaaatttcgaatctgaaaataatcagaatctattaaaaatatt
This genomic window from Raphanus sativus cultivar WK10039 unplaced genomic scaffold, ASM80110v3 Scaffold2278, whole genome shotgun sequence contains:
- the LOC108840229 gene encoding probable serine/threonine-protein kinase PBL9; its protein translation is MGACLSAQVKDESPGGSPKFKDTGSLGSKSSSVSVRPSPRTEGEILQSPNLKSFSFAELKSATRNFRPDSVLGEGGFGCVFKGWIDEKSLTATKPGTGLVIAVKKLNQDGWQGHQEWLAEVNYLGQFSHGHLVKLIGYCLEDEHRLLVYEFMPRGSLENHLFRRGLYFQPLSWKLRLKVALGAAKGLAFLHSSETRVIYRDFKTSNILLDSDYNAKLSDFGLAKDGPIGDESHVSTRVMGTHGYAAPEYLATGHLTTKSDVYSFGVVLLELLSGRRAVDRNRPSVERNLVDWAKPYLANKRKIFRVVDNRLQDQYSMEEACKVATLSLRCLTTEIKLRPNMREVVSQLEHIQSLNASRGGNVDRTERRRVRRRSDSVVTKKPDAGFVRQTAVGCTVVAYPRPSASPLCV